In a genomic window of Nomascus leucogenys isolate Asia chromosome 4, Asia_NLE_v1, whole genome shotgun sequence:
- the NBEAL2 gene encoding neurobeachin-like protein 2 isoform X6, whose protein sequence is MAASERLYELWLLYYAQKDLGYLQQWLKAFVGAFKKSISLSSLEPRRPEEAGAEVPLLPLDELHVLAEQLHQADLEQALLLLKLFIILCRNLENIEAGRGQVLVPRVLALLTKLVAELKGCPPPQGQGTQLENVALHALLLCEGLFDPYQTWRRQRSGEVISSKEKSKYKFPPAALPREFSAFFQESLQNADHLPPVLLLRLIHLFCAILAGGKENGQMAVSDGSVKGLLSVVRGWSRGPAPDPRLVPLALEALVGAVHVLHASRTPPRGPELRALLESYFHVLNADWPAGLSSGPEEALVTLRVSMLDAIPMMLACEDRPVLQATFLSNNCFEHLTRLIQNSKLYLQSRAPPEGDSDLATRLLTEPDVQKVLDQDTDAIAVHVVRVLTCIMSDSPSAKEVFKERIGYPHLQEVLQSHGPPTHRLLQELLNMAVEGDHSMCPPPPIRNEQPVLVLAQWLPSLPTAELQLFLAQRLRWLCDSCPASRATCVQAGLVGCLLETLSTGLALEARCQEQLLALLQALGRVSIRPMELRHLLRPPPGLDSGPGGAEAGKARHAGAIIRALSGMARHQGPARALRYFDLTPSMAGIMVPSVQRWPGPGFTFHAWLCLHLMDTAPTPAPTRPLQRKQLYSFFTSSGSGFEAFFTAAGTLVVAVCTRKEYLTMSLPEVSFADSAWHCVAIVHVPGRRPFSQNLVHVYKDGHLVKTAPLRCPSLSEPFSSCCIGSAGYRTTTTTTGLPTPPVPATLAYTHPTLTRSQSVPASTGLGWGSGLVAPLQEGSIDSTLAGTQDTRWGSPTSLEGELGAVAIFHEALQATALRTLCTLGPNETAPFKPEGELHELSTRLLLHYSPQACKNNICLDLSPSHGLDGRLTGHRVETWDVKDVVNCVGGMGALLPLLERVAAQPKEAEAGPAETHDLVGPELTSGHNTQGLVLPLGKSSEERMERNAVAAFLLMLRNFLQGHVVNQESLVQCQGPAIIGALLRKVPSWAMDMNVLMSAQLLMEQVAAEGSGPLLYLLYQHLLFNFHLWTLSDFAVRLGHIQYMSSIVREHRQKLRKKYGVQFILDALRTHYSPQRERPLAADDLRTVQTSLLGLAREFLVRSLSADDVQVTQTMLSFLAATGNDGQVVGVLDLLLDLLHGSLVQESLAVFLLEPGNLEVLLALLVRPGSLPLLPDRVCKILRRLQQNERLPERSRQRLRLRECGLQGLVACLPEGTVSPQLCQGLYKLFLGTDCLNLSDLLAVVQLSLQADLSVRLDICRQLFHLIYGQPDVVRLLARQAGWQDVLTRLYVLEAATAGSPPLSSPESPTSPKPTPHKPPAESPAEPSDVFLPSEAPCPDPDGFYHALSPFCTPFDLGLERSSVGSGNIAGGGGSSGTLTPASHPGTPSPLDGPRPFPAAPGRHSSSLSNVLEDGSLPEPTISGDDTSNTSNPQQTSEEELCNLLTNVLFSVTWRGVEGSDEVAWRERGQVFSVLTQLGASATLVRPPDCIKRSLLEMMLESALTDIKEAPVGVVASLTQQALWLLRLLQDFLCAEGHGNQELWSEKLFEGVCSLLDRLGAWPHLANGTADLREMAQIGLRLVLGYILLEDPQLHAQAYVRLHMLLQTAVPARREEACYVLSKLEAALGRALNASSSESATDEAGPPPAAAAAAERCSWLVPLVRTLLDRAYEPLGLQWGLPSLPPTNGSPTFFEDFQAFCATPEWRHFIDKQVQPTMSQFEMDTYAKSHDLMSGFWNACYDMLMSGGQRRQRERAQSRRAFQELVLEPAQRRARLEGLRYTAALKQQAAQHSTALLHWGALWRQLASPCGAWALRDPPTLRWKLSSAETYSRMRLKLVPNHHFDPHLEASALRDNLGEVPLTPTEEASLPLAVTKEAKVSTPPEELQEDQLGEDELAELETPMEAAELDEQREKLVLSAECQLVTVVAVVPGLLEVTTQNVYFYDGSTERVETEEGIGYDFRRPLAQLREVHLRRFNLRRSALELFFIDQANYFLNFPCKVGTTPASSPSQTPRPQPGPIPPHTQVRNQVYSWLLRLRPPSQGYLSSRSPQEMLRASGLTQKWVQREISNFEYLMQLNTIAGRTYNDLSQYPVFPWVLQDYVSPTLDLSNPAVFRDLSKPIGVVNPKHAQLVREKYESFEDPAGTIDKFHYGTHYSNAAGVMHYLIRVEPFTSLHVQLQSGRFDCSDRQFHSVAAAWQARLESPADVKELIPEFFYFPDFLENQNGAVDLDHVTDERERKALEGIISNFGQTPCQLLKEPHPTRLSVEEAAHRLARLDTNSPSIFQHLDQLKAFFAEVVSDGVPLVLALVPHRQPHSFITQGSPDLLVTVSASGLLGTHSWLPYDRNISNYFSFSKDPTVGSHKTQRLLSGPWVPGSGVSGQALAVAPDGKLLFSGGHWDGSLRVTALPRGKLLSQLSRHLDVVTCLALDTCGIYLISGSRDTTCMVWRLLHQGGLSVGLAPKPVQVLYGHGAAVSCVAISTELDMAVSGSEDGTVIIHTVRRGQFVAALRPPGATLPGPIFHLALGSEGQIVVQSSASERPGAQVTYSLHLYSVNGKLRASLPLAEQPTALTVTEDFVLLGTAQCALHILQLNTLLPAAPPLPMKVAIRSVAVTKERSHVLVGLEDGKLIVVVAGQPSEVRSSQFARKLWRSSRRISQVSSGETEYNPAEAR, encoded by the exons AAGGACCTCGGTTACCTGCAGCAGTGGCTGAAGGCCTTCGTAGGTGCCTTCAAGAAGAGCATCTCACTGTCCTCTCTGGAGCCAAGAAG GCCAGAGGAGGCAGGTGCAGAGGTCCCGCTGCTACCACTGGATGAGCTGCATGTGCTGGCCGAACAGCTGCACCAGGCCGACCTGGAGCAAGCCCTCCTGCTACTCAAGCTCTTCATCATTCTCTGCAG GAACCTGGAGAACATAGAGGCAGGCCGGGGCCAGGTGCTAGTGCCCCGAGTGCTGGCACTGTTGACCAAGTTGGTGGCGGAG CTGAAAGGATGCCCACCACCCCAGGGCCAAGGGACGCAGTTGGAGAATGTGGCCCTACATGCTCTGCTTCTCTGCGAGGGCCTCTTTGACCCTTACCAAACCTGGCGGCGCCAGCGCAGTGG GGAAGTCATCAGCTCCAAGGAGAAGAGCAAATACAAGTTCCCTCCCGCTGCTTTGCCCCGGGAATTCAGTGCCTTCTTCCAAG AGAGCCTACAGAATGCAGACCACTTGCCTCCCGTACTACTGTTGCGTCTCATCCACCTCTTCTGCGCCATCCTCGCTGGAGGAAAG GAGAATGGGCAGATGGCTGTAAGTGATGGCTCTGTGAAGGGCCTGCTGAGTGTGGTGCGGGGCTGGAGCCGTGGGCCAGCCCCGGACCCCCGCCTAGTGCCACTGGCTCTAGAGGCACTGGTGGGTGCAGTCCATGTCTTGCATGCCAGCCGCACACCTCCTCGTGGCCCAGAGCTTCGTGCCCTGCTTGAGAGCTACTTCCATGTCCTTAATGCTGACTGGCCAGCTGGTCTGAGCTCAGGCCCCGAAGAGGCCCTTGTCACCCTCCGGGTCAGCATGCTCG ACGCCATCCCCATGATGCTGGCATGTGAAGACCGGCCAGTGCTGCAAGCCACCTTCCTCAGCAACAATTGCTTTGAACACCTCACTCGGCTCATTCAGAACAGCAAG CTGTACCTGCAGTCCCGGGCGCCCCCTGAGGGGGACAGTGACCTGGCTACCCGGTTACTGACTGAGCCCGATGTCCAAAAG gtCCTGGACCAAGACACAGACGCCATTGCAGTCCATGTAGTCAGAGTGCTGACCTGCATCATGAGTGACTCCCCCTCGGCCAAG GAGGTGTTTAAGGAGCGCATCGGCTACCCTCACCTGCAGGAGGTTCTGCAGAGCCATGGTCCCCCCACCCATCGGCTGTTGCAAGAGCTGCTCAACATG GCTGTGGAGGGTGACCACAGCATGTGCCCACCTCCACCAATCCGCAACGAGCAGCCAGTACTGGTGCTGGCGCAGTGGCTGCCGTCATTGCCCACCGCTGAGCTGCAGCTCTTCCTAGCACAACGCCTCAGGTGGCTCTGTGACAGCTGCCCCGCCAGCCGTGCCACCTGCGTGCAGGCAGGCCTGGTGGGCTGCCTGTTGGAGACACTCAGCACAGGGCTAGCCCTGGAGGCCCGCTGCCAAGAGCAGCTGCTGGCACTGCTACAAGCACTGGGCCGTGTATCAATAAGGCCCATGGAGCTGCGTCACTTGCTGCGCCCCCCGCCAGGATTGGACTCGGGACCAGGCGGAGCTGAGGCTGGAAAGGCCCGACATGCAGGTGCTATCATCCGCGCATTATCAGGCATGGCCAGGCACCAGGGTCCTGCACGTGCTCTGCGCTACTTTGACCTCACGCCCAGCATGGCGGGCATCATGGTACCCTCTGTACAGCGATGGCCAGGGCCTGGCTTCACCTTTCATGCCTGGCTCTGTCTGCACCTTATGGATACAGCAccaacccctgcccccacccgACCACTCCAGCGAAAGCAGCTGTACAG CTTCTTTACCAGCAGCGGCTCAGGGTTTGAGGCCTTCTTCACGGCGGCCGGGACCCTGGTGGTGGCTGTGTGCACACGGAAGGAGTATTTGACCATGAGTTTGCCCGAAGTGTCCTTTGCCGACTCTGCCTGG CACTGCGTGGCTATCGTCCATGTGCCTGGGCGCCGGCCCTTCAGCCAGAACCTGGTCCATGTCTACAAAGACGGCCATCTGGTCAAGACAGCACCCCTTCGCTGCCCCTCCCTCAGTGAG CCTTTCTCCTCCTGCTGTATCGGCTCCGCTGGATACCGCACAACGACCACCACCACGGGGCTGCCCACACCACCAGTCCCCGCTACCCTGGCTTACACTCATCCCACCCTCACCCGCTCCCAGTCAGTCCCAGCCTCCACAGGGCTTGGCTGGGGGTCCGGGCTGGTGGCCCCCCTGCAGGAGGGCAGCATCGACTCTACCCTCGCAGGCACCCAGGACACTCGGTGGGGCAGCCCCACATCCCTGGAGGGTGAGCTGGGGGCTGTGGCCATCTTTCACGAAGCTCTGCAGGCGACGGCTCTGAGGACCCTGTGCACCCTGG ggCCCAATGAGACGGCACCCTTCAAGCCTGAGGGGGAGCTGCATGAGCTCAGCACCAGGCTGCTCCTCCATTACTCACCTCAG GCTTGTAAGAACAACATCTGCCTGGACCTTTCCCCCAGTCATGGGCTTGATGGGCGCCTGACGGGCCACAGAGTGGAGACCTGGGATGTGAAG GATGTGGTGAACTGCGTTGGGGGTATGGGTGCCCTGCTGCCCCTGCTGGAGCGAGTAGCTGCACAGCccaaagaggctgaggcaggtccaGCTGAAACGCATGACCTTGTGGGTCCTGAACTGACCTCTGGTCACAACACCCAGGGCCTGGTTCTTCCATTGGGTAAATCTTCAG AGGAACGGATGGAGAGGAACGCAGTGGCTGCTTTTCTGCTGATGCTGCGGAACTTCCTTCAGGGTCACGTGGTGAACCAAGAGAGCCTGGTGCAGTGCCAGGGGCCTGCCATCATCGGGGCCCTCCTGCgaaag GTCCCAAGCTGGGCCATGGACATGAACGTGCTCATGTCCGCCCAGCTGCTGATGGAGCAGGTGGCAGCTGAGGGCAGCGGGCCCCTCCTGTACCTACTCTACCAGCATTTGCTCTTCAACTTTCACCTCTGGACCCTCAGTGACTTCGCCGTGCGCCTCG GCCACATCCAGTACATGTCCAGCATAGTTCGGGAGCACAGACAGAAGCTTCGGAAGAAGTACGGCGTCCAGTTTATCTTGGATGCTCTGCGCACCCACTACAG CCCGCAGCGGGAGCGCCCCCTGGCTGCTGATGACCTACGCACCGTGCAGACCTCCCTCCTGGGCCTGGCCAGGGAGTTCCTGGTGCGGAGTCTCTCAGCAGATGACGTGCAGGTCACACAGACCATGCTGAGCTTTTTGGCGGCCACAGGCAATGATGGTCAG GTGGTGGGTGTGCTGGACCTGCTGCTGGACCTGCTGCATGGTTCCCTGGTGCAGGAGTCCTTGGCTGTCTTTTTGTTGGAGCCAGGGAACCTCGAAGTGCTACTGGCCCTGCTAGTGCGGCCAGGGTCACTGCCCCTGCTGCCTGATCGAGTCTGCAAG ATCCTGCGCAGACTGCAGCAGAACGAGCGGCTACCTGAGCGGAGCCGCCAGCGCCTCCGGCTGCGGGAGTGTGGTCTCCAGGGTCTGGTTGCCTGCTTGCCTGAGGGGACTGTTTCCCCCCAGCTCTGCCAGGGCCTCTACAAGCTGTTCCTGGGGACAG ATTGCCTGAACCTCTCAGATCTGCTGGCTGTGGTACAGCTGTCCCTCCAGGCTGACCTCAGCGTTCGCCTAGACATCTGTCGCCAG CTCTTCCACCTCATCTATGGACAGCCAGATGTGGTGCGGCTTCTGGCCCGACAGGCTGGCTGGCAGGATGTGCTGACCCGGCTATATGTCCTGGAGGCTGCCACAGCCGGCAgtccccctctctcttccccagaGTCACCTACCTCCCCCAAGCCAACCCCACACAAGCCACCCGCTGAGTCACCTGCTGAGCCTTCAGATGTCTTCCTGCCCTCAGAGGCCCCCTGCCCTGACCCTGATGGCTTTTACCATGCTCTCTCCCCATTCTGCACGCCCTTTGACCTGGGCCTGGAACGGTCTAGTGTAGGATCAGGCAACATTGCTGGTGGTGGCGGCAGCAGTGGGACTCTTACTCCAGCCAGCCACCCCGGCACTCCTTCCCCACTGGATGGGCCGCGGCCCTTTCCTGCTGCTCCTGGCCGCCACAGCTCCAGTCTCTCCAATGTGCTGGAGGACGGCAGCCTCCCGGAGCCCACCATTAGCGGGGATGATACCTCAAACACCAGCAACCCACAG CAAACCTCTGAGGAAGAGTTATGCAATCTGCTCACCAACGTGCTGTTCTCGGTGACGTGGCGTGGCGTGGAAGGCAGCGATGAGGTTGCCTGGCGGGAGCGTGGCCAGGTTTTCTCGGTGCTCACCCAGCTGGGGGCCTCAGCGACACTTGTGCGCCCACCAGACTGCATCAAGCGCAG CCTCCTGGAGATGATGCTGGAGTCAGCCCTAACGGACATCAAAGAGGCCCCCGTGGGGGTCGTGGCCAGCCTCACCCAGCAGGCACTTTGGCTGCTGCGTCTGCTGCAGGACTTCCTGTGTGCTGAAGGCCATGGTAACCAGGAACTGTGGAGTGAGAAG CTCTTTGAAGGTGTATGCAGCCTACTTGATCGCCTGGGAGCCTGGCCCCACCTGGCCAACGGCACAGCCGATCTCCGTGAGATGGCACAGATTGGCCTACGGCTTGTACTTGGCTACATCCTGCTGGAAGACCCACAG CTGCATGCCCAGGCCTACGTAAGATTGCACATGCTGCTACAGACTGCAGTGCCAGCCCGCCGCGAGGAGGCCTGCTATGTGCTCTCCAAGCTGGAGGCTGCACTGGGGCGGGCCCTGAACGCCTCTTCCTCCGAGTCAGCCACTGATGAGGCAGGGCCCCCACCTGCAGCCGCAGCAGCTGCAGAGCGCTGCTCCTGGCTGGTGCCACTGGTGCGCACGCTGCTAGACCGTGCCTATGAGCCGCTGGGGCTGCAGTGGGGACTGCCCTCCCTGCCACCCACCAATGGCAGCCCCACCTTCTTTGAAGACTTCCAGGCTTTTTGTGCCACACCCGAATGGCGCCACTTCATCGACAAACAG GTGCAGCCAACCATGTCCCAGTTCGAAATGGACACGTATGCTAAGAGCCACGACCTTATGTCAGGTTTCTGGAATGCCTGCTATGACATGCTCATGAGCGGTGGGCAGCGGCGCCAGCGGGAGCGCGCCCAGAGTCGTCGGGCCTTCCAG GAGCTGGTGCTGGAACCTGCGCAGAGGCGGGCGCGCCTGGAGGGGCTACGCTACACCGCAGCGCTGAAGCAGCAGGCAGCGCAGCACTCCACGGCCCTGCTGCACTGGGGAGCGCTGTGGCGCCAGCTCGCCAGCCCATGTGGGGCCTGGGCGCTGAG GGACCCTCCCACCCTCCGCTGGAAACTGTCCAGCGCCGAGACATACTCACGCATGCGTCTGAAGCTGGTGCCCAACCATCACTTCGACCCTCACCTGGAAGCCAGTGCTCTCCGCGACAATCTGG GTGAGGTTCCCCTGACACCCACCGAGGAGGCCTCACTGCCTCTGGCAGTGACCAAAGAGGCCAAAGTGAGCACCCCACCCGAGGAGCTGCAGGAGGACCAGCTCGGCGAGGACGAGCTGGCTGAGCTGGAGACTCC GATGGAGGCAGCAGAACTGGATGAACAGCGTGAGAAGCTGGTGCTATCGGCTGAGTGCCAGCTGGTGACGGTAGTGGCCGTGGTCCCAGGGCTGCTGGAGGTCACCACACAGAATGTGTACTTCTACGACGGCAGCACTGAGCGCGTGGAAACTGAGGAGG GCATCGGCTATGATTTCCGGCGCCCACTGGCCCAGCTGCGTGAGGTCCACCTGCGGCGTTTCAACCTGCGCCGTTCAGCACTTGAGCTCTTCTTTATCGATCAGGCCAACTACTTCCTCAATTTCCCATGCAAGGTGGGCACGACCCCAGCCTCATCTCCTAGCCAGACTCCcaggccccagcctggccccatcccaccccacacCCAGGTACGGAACCAGGTGTACTCGTGGCTCCTGCGCCTACGGCCCCCGTCTCAAGGCTACCTAAGCAGCCGCTCCCCCCAGGAGATGCTGCGTGCCTCAGGCCTTACCCAG AAATGGGTACAGCGTGAGATATCCAACTTCGAGTACTTGATGCAACTCAACACCATTGCGGGGCGGACCTACAATGACCTGTCTCAGTACCCCGTG TTCCCCTGGGTCCTGCAGGACTACGTGTCCCCAACCCTGGACCTCAGCAACCCAGCCGTCTTCCGGGACCTGTCTAAGCCCATCGGTGTGGTGAACCCCAAGCATGCCCAGCTCGTGAGGGAGAA GTATGAAAGCTTTGAGGACCCAGCGGGGACCATTGACAAGTTCCACTATGGCACCCACTACTCCAATGCAGCAGGCGTGATGCACTACCTCATCCGCGTGGAGCCCTTCACCTCCCTGCACGTCCAGCTGCAGAGTGGCCG ctttGACTGCTCCGACCGGCAGTTCCACTCGGTGGCGGCAGCCTGGCAGGCACGCCTGGAGAGCCCTGCCGATGTGAAGGAGCTCATCCCAGAATTCTTCTACTTTCCTGACTTCCTGGAGAACCAGAACG GGGCCGTAGACCTTGACCATGTGACAGATGAGCGGGAACGGAAGGCTCTGGAGGGCATTATCAGCAACTTCGGGCAGACTCCCTGTCAGCTGCTGAAG GAGCCACATCCAACTCGGCTCTCAGTTGAGGAAGCAGCCCATCGCCTTGCACGCCTGGACACTAACTCACCTAGCATCTTCCAGCACCTGGACCAACTCAAGGCATTCTTCGCAGAG GTTGTCAGTGATGGTGTACCCCTGGTGCTAGCCCTGGTCCCCCACCGGCAGCCCCACTCCTTCATCACCCAGGGTTCCCCAGACCTGTTG GTGACCGTGAGTGCCAGTGGGCTGCTGGGCACCCACAGCTGGTTGCCCTATGACCGCAACATAAGCAACTACTTCAGCTTCAGCAAAGACCCCACCGTGGGCAGCCACAA GACACAGCGACTGCTGAGTGGCCCGTGGGTGCCAGGCAGTGGTGTGAGTGGACAAGCACTGGCAGTGGCCCCTGATGGAAAGCTGCTATTCAGCGGTGGCCACTGGGATGGCAGCCTACGAGTGACTGCACTACCCCGTGGCAAGCTGTTGAGCCAGCTCAGCCGCCACCTTG ATGTAGTAACCTGCCTTGCACTGGACACCTGTGGCATCTACCTCATCTCAGGCTCCCGGGACACCACGTGCATGGTGTGGCGGCTCCTGCATCAG GGTGGTCTGTCAGTAGGCCTGGCACCAAAGCCTGTGCAGGTCCTGTATGGGcatggggctgcagtgagctgtgtggcCATCAGCACTGAACTTGACATGGCTGTGTCTGGATCTgag GATGGAACTGTGATCATACACACTGTACGCCGTGGCCAGTTTGTGGCGGCACTACGGCCTCCGGGTGCCACATTGCCTGGACCTATTTTCCATCTGGCATTGGGGTCCGAAGGCCAGATTGTGGTACAGAGCTCAGCGTCGGAACGTCCTGGGGCCCAG GTCACCTACTCCTTGCACCTGTATTCAGTCAATGGGAAGTTGCGGGCTTCACTGCCCCTGGCAGAGCAGCCTACAGCCCTGACGGTGACAGAGGACTTTGTGTTGCTGGGTACCGCCCAGTGCGCCCTGCACATCCTCCAACTAAACAC ACTGCTCCCGGCCGCGCCTCCCTTGCCCATGAAGGTGGCCATCCGTAGCGTGGCCGTGACCAAGGAGCGCAGCCACGTGCTGGTGGGCCTGGAGGACGGCAAGCTCATCGTGGTGGTCGCGGGGCAGCCCTCTGAG GTGCGCAGCAGCCAGTTCGCGCGGAAGCTGTGGCGGTCCTCGCGGCGCATCTCCCAGGTGTCCTCGGGAGAGACGGAATACAACCCTGCTGAGGCGCGCTGA